A single genomic interval of uncultured Desulfobacter sp. harbors:
- a CDS encoding alpha/beta hydrolase, with translation MSDTEIEESKVGIPGGQVYVKKWIPEFDNGKPPIILLHDSLGCVDLWKDFPEMLSKVFCRVVFAYDRLGFGRSDARSSLPSKDFIEEEASIYFPSIKETLGIDSYVLFGHSVGGGMAINIASQDNDCQAVIAVSAQAFVEDLTIKGIEDAQKIFEQPGQIGRLKKWHGSKAEWVLHAWTDVWLSDEFKDWSLEPAIQNVQCPLLAIHGDNDEYGSSAFPQFISERSGGSSTMLILESCGHMPHKERKQDVISAVKEFLNAIA, from the coding sequence ATGAGCGATACCGAAATTGAAGAATCAAAAGTTGGAATACCTGGTGGTCAGGTATACGTAAAAAAGTGGATTCCCGAATTTGATAATGGAAAGCCACCAATAATTTTACTGCATGATTCATTAGGCTGTGTCGATTTATGGAAAGACTTTCCAGAGATGCTTTCGAAGGTTTTTTGTCGAGTTGTATTCGCTTATGATCGCCTGGGATTTGGCAGATCTGATGCACGAAGTTCATTGCCTTCAAAAGATTTTATCGAGGAAGAGGCAAGCATATATTTCCCGTCAATAAAAGAGACGTTGGGTATAGATAGCTATGTCCTTTTTGGTCATAGCGTCGGAGGAGGAATGGCGATCAATATTGCCTCACAAGACAATGACTGCCAGGCGGTTATCGCGGTATCCGCTCAAGCATTCGTTGAAGATCTCACCATTAAAGGGATAGAAGACGCACAAAAAATATTCGAGCAGCCCGGACAGATTGGACGCTTAAAGAAATGGCATGGGTCAAAAGCAGAATGGGTACTTCATGCTTGGACAGATGTATGGTTGTCTGACGAGTTCAAAGATTGGAGTTTGGAGCCCGCCATTCAAAATGTGCAATGCCCATTGCTTGCAATTCATGGCGACAACGATGAATACGGCTCTTCAGCATTTCCGCAGTTTATTTCTGAGCGGTCAGGTGGTTCTTCCACTATGTTGATCTTAGAAAGTTGTGGTCACATGCCTCACAAAGAAAGAAAACAGGACGTAATTAGCGCGGTGAAAGAGTTTCTCAATGCAATTGCCTAA
- the hisF gene encoding imidazole glycerol phosphate synthase subunit HisF encodes MKITVLDYGAGNVRSLINAVEKMGGSIKMVEKPEDILAAERLIFPGVGNYGAMLEILHERGFVEPLREYLNADRPFLGICVGMQALFEGSEEELVSTNESIGFFKGRVKRFRTDLSVPHIGWNGIHVKQDSPFLDGVDPDTKFYFVHSYHIAPENPEVILTTTTYDYPYASAVQQGNVIGTQFHPEKSGAAGMKLLDNFIHSDSLKARGPADIPAKGLSKRVIACLDVRSNDNGDLVVTKGDQYDVREAGSVRNLGKPVELARKYYEQGADEITFLNITGFRDFPLEDMPMLKVLEQTSKQVFVPLTIGGGIREFTDAQGRHYSSLDVAARYFRAGADKISIGSDAVYIAMAYLESGQKTKKSAIEEISRVYGAQAVVISVDPQRVWVTCPEDAPKHHVVKVTSGEKGPNGEAYCWYQCTVSGGRKAMDLDAVALARACEELGAGEILLNCIDKDGTNSGFDLDLINAVRSNVTIPVIASSGAGCEAHFADVFKSTKAEAALAAGIFHREEVPIQAVKQYLAEQGIEVRR; translated from the coding sequence ATGAAGATTACCGTATTAGACTATGGGGCGGGCAATGTCCGCAGCTTGATCAATGCTGTGGAAAAAATGGGCGGCAGCATTAAAATGGTTGAAAAACCTGAAGATATCCTGGCAGCTGAAAGGCTGATTTTTCCCGGTGTGGGCAATTATGGGGCCATGCTTGAAATTCTTCATGAGCGTGGTTTTGTTGAGCCCTTGCGCGAATACCTCAACGCTGACCGGCCGTTTCTGGGCATCTGCGTGGGCATGCAGGCCCTTTTTGAAGGCAGTGAGGAAGAACTAGTTTCCACCAATGAGAGCATTGGATTTTTCAAAGGCCGGGTTAAACGCTTTAGAACGGACCTGTCCGTGCCCCACATCGGGTGGAACGGGATCCATGTTAAACAGGATTCCCCTTTTCTTGACGGCGTGGACCCGGATACAAAATTTTATTTTGTCCATTCCTACCACATCGCGCCCGAAAACCCGGAGGTCATCCTGACCACCACCACCTATGATTACCCCTATGCCTCGGCTGTGCAGCAGGGTAATGTCATCGGCACCCAGTTCCATCCGGAAAAAAGCGGGGCTGCCGGCATGAAGCTGCTTGATAATTTCATTCATTCCGACAGCCTTAAAGCCCGGGGACCTGCTGACATACCGGCCAAAGGGTTGTCAAAACGGGTGATTGCCTGTCTGGATGTCCGGTCTAACGACAATGGGGATTTAGTGGTTACCAAGGGGGATCAGTACGATGTCAGGGAAGCGGGCAGTGTCAGAAATCTTGGCAAACCCGTGGAATTGGCCCGGAAATATTACGAGCAGGGCGCTGACGAAATCACCTTTCTGAATATAACAGGATTCAGGGATTTCCCACTGGAGGATATGCCCATGCTAAAGGTCCTGGAGCAAACCTCAAAGCAGGTGTTTGTGCCCCTGACCATTGGCGGCGGTATCCGGGAATTTACAGATGCCCAGGGTCGGCACTATTCGTCCCTGGATGTTGCGGCCCGGTATTTCAGGGCGGGTGCGGATAAGATTTCCATTGGATCGGATGCGGTTTATATTGCCATGGCATACCTTGAATCCGGGCAGAAAACAAAAAAATCAGCCATTGAAGAGATCTCAAGGGTTTACGGGGCCCAGGCTGTGGTGATTTCCGTTGATCCCCAAAGGGTATGGGTGACTTGCCCGGAAGATGCCCCTAAACACCATGTGGTAAAAGTAACGTCCGGAGAGAAAGGCCCCAACGGTGAAGCATATTGCTGGTACCAGTGTACGGTGAGCGGAGGCCGGAAAGCCATGGATCTTGATGCGGTAGCCCTGGCAAGGGCCTGTGAAGAACTGGGGGCCGGTGAAATTCTACTTAACTGCATAGATAAGGACGGGACCAACTCCGGATTTGATCTGGACCTGATCAATGCCGTACGCAGCAATGTCACCATTCCGGTGATTGCCTCTTCCGGTGCCGGGTGTGAAGCGCATTTTGCCGACGTGTTTAAATCTACAAAGGCTGAAGCGGCATTGGCCGCGGGTATTTTTCATAGGGAAGAAGTGCCCATTCAAGCGGTGAAACAGTATCTTGCCGAACAGGGCATCGAGGTGCGAAGGTAA
- a CDS encoding HDOD domain-containing protein produces the protein MTSLQVVIKEIKNLKPIPAVVTSLLEIVDDPNASMKDITKIIRYDPAITADILRTANSAYFGLKHPAETIQEAATMLGTNHLVDLVMLKISAQVTKGTQKGYDLREGALWKYSVSSALIAKQVADQLDLPNKNNIFTASLLKDIGKTVLDKFVQDAFEKIYNLVINENFSFMEAEKQIIGVDHAELGGMIAKMWKFSPKMVKIIRNHHLTSETMVRDKDIAVVYLSDCICMMMGMGVGADGLAYRFHQQAMDYIGISAEDTLKIIAEFACRMEEVEALLKVA, from the coding sequence ATGACCAGCCTGCAAGTAGTGATCAAGGAAATAAAAAATCTAAAACCCATCCCTGCCGTGGTCACCTCCCTTTTGGAAATCGTAGATGACCCCAATGCATCCATGAAAGATATCACCAAAATCATCCGGTACGATCCTGCCATTACCGCCGATATCCTTCGGACTGCCAACTCTGCATACTTTGGTTTAAAACATCCCGCTGAAACCATCCAGGAAGCAGCCACGATGCTGGGCACGAATCACCTTGTGGACCTGGTAATGCTCAAGATAAGCGCCCAGGTAACCAAAGGCACCCAGAAAGGTTATGATTTACGCGAAGGCGCGTTATGGAAGTATTCCGTATCATCGGCCCTCATTGCAAAACAGGTGGCCGACCAGTTGGACCTACCGAATAAAAACAACATATTCACAGCCTCGCTTCTTAAGGATATCGGTAAAACCGTTCTGGATAAATTTGTCCAGGATGCCTTTGAGAAAATCTACAATCTGGTGATCAATGAAAATTTCAGTTTTATGGAAGCTGAAAAACAGATTATCGGCGTGGACCATGCCGAGCTTGGTGGAATGATTGCCAAAATGTGGAAGTTCTCCCCTAAAATGGTCAAAATTATCCGCAATCATCATCTTACCAGCGAAACCATGGTCAGGGACAAGGATATCGCTGTGGTTTATCTGTCCGATTGCATATGCATGATGATGGGCATGGGGGTGGGAGCGGACGGCCTTGCGTATCGATTCCACCAGCAGGCCATGGATTATATTGGCATTTCAGCCGAAGATACATTAAAAATCATCGCGGAGTTTGCCTGCCGGATGGAGGAAGTAGAAGCACTGTTAAAGGTTGCCTGA
- a CDS encoding chemotaxis protein CheD: MEHIVGVADMKVSNRTDDTIVTYSLGSCIGLAIYDPQTAVGGMLHYMLPNSAIDVVKAKSNPFMFADTGIPALFKKIYELGAEKSRIKIFVAGGAEIMDQEGIFNLGRQNYSALMQILTKNNLSIWKQAVGGYSNRTVRMEVASGNIYLKTSGLGEVRL, from the coding sequence ATGGAACACATCGTAGGTGTAGCAGATATGAAAGTCAGCAACCGGACCGATGATACCATTGTGACATACTCGCTTGGTTCATGCATCGGGCTTGCAATATATGACCCCCAAACCGCAGTAGGGGGAATGCTTCACTATATGCTGCCGAACTCCGCCATTGATGTCGTAAAGGCAAAAAGCAATCCGTTCATGTTCGCCGATACCGGCATTCCAGCGCTGTTTAAAAAAATATATGAACTGGGTGCCGAAAAATCCAGAATCAAAATTTTTGTTGCAGGCGGCGCTGAAATTATGGACCAGGAAGGAATTTTCAATCTTGGCAGACAAAACTATTCAGCATTGATGCAGATATTGACCAAGAACAATCTTTCCATCTGGAAACAGGCTGTGGGGGGATATTCAAACCGGACTGTAAGAATGGAAGTTGCCTCCGGAAATATTTATTTGAAAACATCCGGATTAGGAGAGGTGCGGTTATGA
- a CDS encoding single-stranded DNA-binding protein → MAGLNKVILIGNLGKDPEIRYSQQGLAVVNFSLATSESWTDKNTGERQDKTEWHRIVVFGKQAEVCEKYLSKGKQVYIEGRLQTRPWERDGQTHYTTEIVVSNFMFLGSRDSGGQSGPGGSNYQRGGYQNQPNSGGGGGYTPNRPAPNSDNFQGPAQPGMPSMPDGPDQSIPDDDIPF, encoded by the coding sequence ATGGCAGGTTTAAATAAGGTCATCCTCATCGGTAATTTGGGAAAAGATCCTGAAATCAGATATTCCCAGCAGGGCTTGGCAGTGGTGAACTTTTCACTTGCCACCTCTGAATCCTGGACCGACAAAAATACAGGCGAGCGCCAGGATAAAACCGAATGGCACAGGATCGTGGTATTTGGCAAACAGGCTGAAGTCTGTGAAAAATATCTGTCCAAAGGCAAGCAGGTTTATATAGAAGGTCGGCTGCAGACCCGGCCCTGGGAAAGAGATGGCCAGACACATTACACCACGGAAATTGTCGTTTCAAACTTCATGTTTCTGGGCAGCCGGGATAGCGGCGGTCAGTCCGGCCCAGGGGGATCAAATTACCAGAGAGGCGGATATCAGAATCAACCGAATTCCGGTGGGGGCGGTGGATATACCCCGAACCGGCCTGCGCCCAATTCAGATAATTTCCAGGGGCCGGCCCAGCCCGGTATGCCCAGCATGCCCGACGGGCCTGACCAATCCATTCCGGATGATGATATTCCGTTCTGA
- the gyrB gene encoding DNA topoisomerase (ATP-hydrolyzing) subunit B translates to MNKNQGSKDYGAGAIKVLEGLEAVRKRPSMYIGNVDLEGLHHLVYEVVDNCIDEAMAGYCDTVLVTIHEDMSVSVEDNGRGIPIEMHETEHLPACEVVMTKLHAGGKFDKGAYKVSGGLHGVGISVVNALSEHLTMEVFKNGKIYNQTYSKGHKLTELEILGDTEKKGTKITFSPDFTIMNQNEFSYETLSRRMRELAFLNKGVKIVIEDERSAQKDDFHYEGGIVSFVEYLNRSCTPLHDPIHIEGDKNDVQIEVAIQYNDTFKEKLYSFANNIRTIEGGFHVSGFKGALTRTVNAYISGNTNLPKNMQSIKISGDDMREGLAVIISVKLMEPQFEGQTKTKLGNNEVKGIVESLLNEKLGQFLEENPNVAKKIIAKGVDAARARDAAKRARELARKKGTLLDSTLPGKLAECQFADPAERELFLVEGDSAGGSAKQGRDRRFQAILPLKGKILNVEKARFDKILRSDEIKNIITVLGTGAGREEYDIEKIRYHKVVIMTDADVDGSHIRTLLLTFFYRQMPDLVSSGYLYIAQPPLFRVGSRKSGVYLKNETEYADYLIRRISSQKQIVINGHDTPLTEDDFYAFLQDMTDYYNSMNQLHKRDYDTDLLFTLIKEGVSSKRFLEEKTNLEALSERLKNKGYMPEEIEFDQERSIYEMDILDNTGQTKLLRVGRDILGTNDYQKMRQAYEKIKDLNQPPFSISSKAADAKTVTTLDNLNGLYEFLMAEAKKGINIQRYKGLGEMNADQLWETTMNPEKRIMLKVDIEDAEKADEIFTLLMGEEVEPRRNFIQKHALEVSSLDY, encoded by the coding sequence ATGAATAAAAACCAAGGCAGTAAAGATTACGGCGCAGGCGCCATCAAAGTTTTAGAAGGCCTTGAAGCTGTCCGGAAAAGACCGTCCATGTATATCGGCAACGTGGACCTTGAAGGCCTGCATCACCTAGTTTATGAGGTGGTGGACAATTGCATTGATGAGGCCATGGCAGGATATTGCGACACGGTTCTTGTCACCATCCACGAAGATATGTCGGTGAGTGTGGAAGACAACGGTCGGGGTATCCCGATTGAAATGCACGAAACCGAACACCTACCGGCCTGTGAGGTGGTCATGACCAAACTGCATGCCGGCGGCAAATTCGATAAAGGAGCCTATAAAGTTTCCGGCGGCCTGCATGGTGTCGGTATCTCCGTTGTCAATGCCTTGTCCGAGCACCTGACCATGGAGGTGTTTAAAAACGGCAAAATCTACAACCAGACCTATTCCAAAGGGCACAAACTCACTGAACTTGAAATCCTTGGTGATACGGAAAAAAAGGGAACCAAGATTACGTTTTCCCCGGATTTCACCATTATGAATCAAAATGAGTTCAGCTATGAGACCCTGTCCCGGCGTATGCGGGAACTGGCCTTTTTGAACAAAGGGGTTAAAATTGTCATTGAAGACGAACGATCCGCACAAAAAGATGACTTTCACTATGAAGGCGGCATCGTCTCCTTTGTGGAATACCTGAACCGGTCCTGCACCCCGTTGCACGATCCCATCCATATTGAAGGGGATAAAAACGATGTCCAAATAGAGGTGGCCATTCAGTACAATGATACCTTCAAAGAGAAATTGTACTCTTTTGCCAACAATATCAGAACCATTGAAGGCGGATTCCATGTATCCGGTTTTAAAGGCGCCCTGACCCGAACGGTGAATGCCTATATTTCAGGCAATACCAACCTGCCCAAAAACATGCAGAGCATCAAGATCAGCGGCGATGACATGAGAGAGGGCTTAGCCGTCATCATCTCCGTCAAGCTTATGGAGCCCCAGTTTGAAGGCCAGACCAAGACAAAACTGGGCAACAATGAGGTCAAGGGCATTGTTGAGTCCCTGCTCAATGAGAAACTGGGCCAGTTCCTGGAAGAAAACCCCAATGTCGCCAAAAAAATCATTGCCAAGGGCGTGGATGCGGCACGGGCCAGGGATGCGGCCAAACGAGCCAGGGAGCTTGCCCGTAAAAAAGGGACATTGCTTGATTCCACGTTACCGGGCAAACTTGCCGAATGCCAGTTTGCCGATCCTGCAGAGCGTGAACTGTTCCTAGTCGAGGGCGATTCTGCAGGCGGTTCTGCCAAACAGGGCCGGGACCGGCGCTTCCAGGCCATCCTTCCCTTGAAAGGTAAAATTCTCAATGTGGAAAAGGCCCGGTTTGACAAAATTCTTCGAAGTGATGAGATAAAAAATATCATTACGGTGCTGGGTACAGGCGCGGGCAGGGAAGAGTACGATATAGAAAAAATCCGCTATCATAAAGTGGTCATCATGACGGATGCGGACGTGGACGGCTCACACATCCGGACCCTGCTTCTCACCTTTTTCTACCGCCAGATGCCGGACCTGGTATCAAGTGGCTATCTGTATATTGCCCAGCCCCCGCTTTTCAGGGTGGGATCAAGGAAAAGCGGCGTATACCTGAAAAATGAAACCGAATACGCCGATTACCTGATCCGCAGAATTTCATCCCAGAAACAGATCGTAATCAACGGCCACGACACGCCGTTGACCGAAGATGACTTCTATGCGTTCCTGCAAGATATGACAGACTACTACAACAGCATGAACCAGCTTCACAAACGCGATTATGATACGGATCTTCTGTTTACCCTGATCAAGGAAGGGGTCAGTTCAAAACGATTCCTGGAAGAAAAAACCAACCTGGAAGCCTTATCCGAGAGGCTCAAAAATAAAGGGTACATGCCCGAGGAGATCGAATTTGATCAGGAACGCAGCATTTATGAAATGGATATTCTGGACAACACCGGGCAGACAAAGCTGCTGCGTGTTGGAAGAGATATTCTCGGCACCAACGACTACCAGAAAATGCGCCAGGCCTATGAAAAAATAAAAGACTTGAACCAGCCACCCTTTTCCATATCCTCAAAGGCGGCTGATGCAAAAACCGTAACAACCCTTGATAATTTAAACGGTCTTTATGAGTTTCTCATGGCCGAAGCCAAAAAAGGGATCAATATACAGCGTTACAAAGGTCTGGGTGAGATGAATGCGGACCAGCTGTGGGAAACAACCATGAATCCGGAAAAACGGATTATGCTCAAGGTGGATATTGAAGATGCGGAAAAGGCTGACGAGATATTTACCCTGCTCATGGGCGAAGAGGTGGAGCCCCGGCGCAATTTTATCCAGAAGCATGCGCTGGAAGTGTCTTCTCTAGACTATTAA
- the dnaN gene encoding DNA polymerase III subunit beta encodes MKFSFNKKDILEVLAKIQGITGRKTNLKITSDILIKAAESKITITANDLETVFTGTYEAQVETPGILSINSKKFFEIIREYPNENICIHEVENRWVEIGSGDSVYHIVSSDYENFPETPVIENVNVIELAAKDLKKMVAVSSVVGYQNEEKRTYVLGSLIEKAVVEGGDVLRIVSTDSRRLHCFDAPFTGNLDLGDSPVIIPKKGLAELGKFIDSDIEPIKVGVKKNHFVFQRANESIMIKLLEGDYPDYRLVMNFDDMIPIEIDRAMFLTLMKRVSILTSEDYKSVIFNFTENNLTVTITNPEIGESKEQLMVGFSGEEIKSAFNPRYYMDALNLFEDEIVTLNIKDSKSPCIVKSMKNNNLICVIMAIHLS; translated from the coding sequence ATGAAATTTTCCTTCAATAAAAAGGATATCCTGGAAGTTCTGGCGAAAATACAGGGTATCACCGGCAGAAAAACAAATTTAAAAATCACCTCCGACATCTTGATCAAGGCGGCTGAGTCAAAAATAACCATCACGGCCAATGACCTTGAAACGGTTTTCACCGGCACCTATGAAGCACAGGTTGAAACCCCTGGTATTCTGTCTATCAACTCAAAAAAATTCTTTGAAATCATCAGGGAATATCCTAATGAAAATATCTGTATTCATGAGGTTGAAAACCGGTGGGTTGAAATAGGATCCGGGGACAGTGTTTACCACATAGTTTCCTCGGATTATGAAAACTTTCCTGAAACGCCTGTGATTGAAAACGTCAACGTCATAGAACTTGCAGCCAAAGACCTGAAAAAGATGGTGGCCGTCTCTTCGGTGGTGGGTTACCAGAACGAAGAAAAAAGAACCTATGTCCTGGGTTCTCTAATTGAAAAGGCCGTGGTTGAAGGAGGGGACGTTTTGCGGATCGTCTCAACGGATTCTAGACGGCTTCACTGTTTTGATGCGCCGTTTACAGGGAATCTTGATCTCGGGGATTCCCCGGTAATCATCCCCAAAAAAGGGCTGGCCGAACTTGGAAAATTCATCGATTCTGATATCGAACCCATCAAGGTGGGTGTCAAGAAAAATCATTTCGTGTTCCAGCGGGCCAATGAATCCATCATGATCAAATTGCTTGAAGGTGACTATCCGGACTACAGGCTTGTCATGAATTTCGATGATATGATCCCCATTGAAATTGACCGGGCAATGTTTCTAACACTGATGAAACGGGTATCCATCCTCACCTCGGAAGATTATAAAAGCGTTATATTCAACTTCACGGAAAATAACCTGACTGTTACCATCACCAACCCTGAAATCGGCGAGTCAAAAGAACAGCTCATGGTTGGTTTCTCAGGTGAAGAAATAAAAAGCGCGTTTAACCCCAGATACTACATGGACGCCCTTAACCTGTTCGAAGACGAAATTGTGACATTGAACATCAAAGACAGTAAGAGCCCTTGCATCGTTAAAAGCATGAAAAACAACAACCTTATCTGCGTAATAATGGCCATACATCTATCATGA
- a CDS encoding EFR1 family ferrodoxin (N-terminal region resembles flavodoxins. C-terminal ferrodoxin region binds two 4Fe-4S clusters.), translating to MKKITLVYFSPTKTTETVLRAITQGLAQSLEISGSEITAVDFTRPEIRDTVLAPFEDNDIVLLGAPVYAGRLPADAADFLKKLTASDTPAILTVVYGNREYEDALLELKDVASACGFIPVSGAAFIGEHSFASTDIPVAMNRPDENDLKQAEDFGNNTGNLLKKTKDLKKINALEVPGNFPYKEGMGKGAPDFIEVTDACTACGICAAACPSNAIDEENGFATIAADCILCCACIKACPEQARLMKDGPIKDKARWLNETCSTPKPVQVFFAAES from the coding sequence ATGAAAAAAATTACCCTTGTATATTTCAGTCCCACCAAAACAACCGAAACCGTGCTCAGGGCCATAACCCAGGGTCTTGCCCAGAGTCTGGAAATCAGTGGTTCCGAAATAACCGCCGTCGACTTCACCCGTCCAGAGATCCGGGACACCGTGCTCGCTCCCTTTGAAGACAATGATATTGTACTGCTGGGGGCGCCTGTGTATGCCGGCCGCCTGCCTGCCGATGCCGCTGATTTTCTTAAAAAACTGACGGCGTCCGACACACCGGCCATACTCACCGTGGTATACGGTAACAGGGAATATGAAGATGCTTTGCTGGAACTTAAAGATGTTGCGTCGGCATGCGGATTTATCCCTGTTTCCGGGGCTGCTTTTATAGGTGAACACTCCTTTGCAAGCACCGATATTCCCGTTGCCATGAACCGGCCGGATGAAAACGATCTGAAACAAGCCGAAGACTTTGGCAACAATACAGGGAATCTGCTAAAAAAGACCAAGGATTTGAAGAAAATTAACGCCTTGGAAGTACCGGGAAATTTTCCGTACAAGGAGGGCATGGGCAAGGGTGCCCCGGACTTCATTGAGGTGACGGATGCGTGCACGGCGTGCGGGATTTGTGCCGCGGCTTGTCCGTCAAATGCCATTGATGAAGAAAACGGGTTTGCCACCATTGCTGCAGACTGTATTCTGTGCTGCGCCTGTATCAAAGCATGTCCGGAACAGGCAAGGTTGATGAAGGACGGCCCCATCAAAGATAAGGCCAGATGGCTGAACGAAACCTGTTCAACCCCCAAACCTGTCCAGGTGTTTTTTGCCGCGGAATCCTGA
- a CDS encoding anaerobic ribonucleoside-triphosphate reductase activating protein — MYIGGFQKNSLIDFPGTIACVVFTRGCNFTCPYCHNPDLVTGTAGPDGAGSSGVSDSNRLDPSRSDNLDQKEILKFLDKRKGIIEGVVVTGGEPTLQADLTDFIQTVRQMGYKIKLDTNGTAPRILDTLFEQGLLDYLAMDIKTDTDHYPMVMKNPEQLDRVIESISLIMEKASAYEFRTTCARPFVTPAIMENIGKMIQGAASYILQPCSRNVDVLDPDFAAVDDHFLSVDDMDALKAAVLPFVANTRIR; from the coding sequence ATGTATATTGGCGGATTTCAAAAAAACTCCCTGATTGATTTTCCGGGAACCATAGCCTGCGTGGTGTTTACCCGGGGGTGTAACTTCACCTGCCCCTACTGCCATAATCCGGATCTTGTTACTGGAACTGCCGGTCCCGACGGGGCCGGCAGTTCCGGTGTTTCGGATTCAAATCGATTAGACCCAAGCCGGTCCGATAACCTGGACCAAAAAGAGATTTTAAAATTTCTGGATAAACGCAAAGGTATAATTGAAGGCGTTGTCGTTACCGGTGGAGAACCCACCCTTCAAGCAGATCTGACTGATTTTATCCAAACGGTCAGGCAGATGGGTTACAAAATAAAACTGGATACCAACGGCACGGCTCCCAGGATACTGGACACGCTTTTTGAACAGGGCCTGCTGGATTATCTGGCCATGGATATTAAAACAGATACAGACCACTATCCCATGGTGATGAAAAACCCGGAACAGTTGGATCGGGTTATTGAAAGTATTTCGTTGATCATGGAAAAAGCATCGGCCTATGAATTCAGAACAACATGTGCAAGACCGTTTGTCACGCCTGCTATCATGGAAAATATCGGCAAAATGATTCAGGGGGCAGCATCCTATATACTCCAGCCCTGTTCCCGAAACGTGGATGTGCTGGATCCGGATTTCGCCGCCGTGGATGATCATTTTCTAAGCGTCGATGACATGGACGCACTGAAGGCAGCCGTTTTACCCTTTGTAGCGAATACCAGGATACGATAG